A section of the Oncorhynchus keta strain PuntledgeMale-10-30-2019 chromosome 15, Oket_V2, whole genome shotgun sequence genome encodes:
- the tfa gene encoding transferrin-a isoform X1, giving the protein MKLLLVSALLGCLAFILSSATVYAAPAEGMVRWCVKSEKELNKCHDLAARVAGFSCVRRDDSFECIQAIKREEADAITLDGGDIYIAGLHNYNLQPIIAEDYGEDSDTCYYAVAVAKTGTTFGFHDLRGKKSCHTGLGKSAGWNIPIGTLVSEGRIQWAGIEDRPVESAVSDFFNASCAPGANTDSKLCQLCKGDCSRSHKEPYYDYAGAFQCLKDGAGEVAFIKHLTVPAAEKASYELLCKDNTRAPIDSYKTCHLARVPAHAVVSRKDTNLANHIYSKLMALTDFNLFSSDGYAAKNLMFKDSTQKLVQLPMTTDSFLYLGAEYMSTIRSLTKAQATGATSRAIKWCAVGHNEKVKCDSWTINSFTDGDSRIECQDAPTVDECIKKIMRKEADAIAVDGGEVFTAGKCGLVPVMVEQYDAVRCSDPGEASSYFAVAVVKKGSGLTWNTLQGRRSCHTGLGRTAGWNIPMGLIHTRTGNCDFTTYFSQGCAPGFEVNSPFCAKCKGSGQSVGGDRAKCKASSEEQYYGYSGAFRCLVEDAGEVAFIKHTIVPEMTDGSGPVWAQNLSSSDFELLCQDGTTQPVTNFRECHLAKVPAHAVITRPESRGEVVSVLLEQQARFGSSGSDSSFNMFQTDFGKNLLFKDSTKCLQEIPSGTKFQDFLGKEYMIAMQSLRECSDNTSDLEKACTFHSCQQKK; this is encoded by the exons ATGAAACTGCTTCTCGTCTCAGCGCTGCTGGGGTGCCTCG CATTTATTCTGTCCTCAGCTACGGTGTATGCTGCCCCAGCTGAGGGAATGGTTAGATGGTGCGTAAAGTCGGAAAAAGAGCTGAATAAATGCCACGACCTCGCAGCCAGGGTGGCGGGGTTTTCATGCGTGAGGAGGGACGACTCTTTTGAATGCATCCAAGCCATCAAG AGGGAAGAGGCTGATGCTATCACTCTGGATGGAGGAGATATTTACATAGCTGGCCTCCACAACTACAACCTGCAGCCCATCATTGCAGAGGACTATGGTGAGG ACTCTGACACCTGCTATTATGCTGTGGCCGTGGCCAAAACGGGCACTACATTTGGGTTCCACGACCTCCGTGGCAAGAAGTCCTGCCACACCGGGTTGGGCAAATCTGCAGGCTGGAACATTCCCATCGGTACCCTGGTGTCTGAGGGCCGGATTCAATGGGCCGGCATCGAGGACAGACCTGTGGAGTCGG CGGTGAGCGACTTCTTCAATGCCAGCTGTGCTCCAGGAGCCAATACGGATTCTAAACTGTGCCAGTTGTGTAAGGGAGACTGCTCCAGATCTCACAAGGAGCCCTACTATGACTATGCCGGGGCCTTCCA GTGCCTGAAGGATGGAGCAGGAGAGGTTGCCTTCATCAAGCACCTGACTGTACCTG CCGCAGAGAAGGCAAGCTATGAGTTGCTGTGCAAGGACAACACCAGAGCTCCCATCGACAGCTACAAGACCTGCCACCTGGCCAGAGTACCCGCCCACGCTGTGGTCAGCCGCAAGGACACCAACCTGGCCAATCACATCTACAGCAAGCTGATGGCCCTCACG GACTTCAACCTGTTCTCCTCCGATGGTTATGCTGCCAAGAACCTGATGTTCAAGGACTCCACTCAGAAACTAGTACAGCTGCCAATGACCACTGACTCCTTCCTCTACCTGGGAGCTGAGTACATGAGCACTATACGCTCCCTGACAAAAG CGCAGGCCACAGGTGCCACCTCCAGGGCCATCAAATGGTGTGCCGTGGGCCATAACGAGAAGGTCAAGTGTGACTCCTGGACAATCAACAGCTTCACAGATGGTGACTCCAGGATCGAATGCCAGGACGCACCCACAGTGGATGAATGCATCAAGAAGATCATG CGTAAAGAGGCAGATGCCATAGCGGTGGATGGTGGGGAGGTGTTCACTGCTGGAAAATGTGGTCTGGTCCctgtcatggtggagcagtatGATGCag ttCGGTGCAGCGACCCTGGTG AGGCGTCATCCTACTTTGCGGTGGCGGTGGTAAAGAAGGGATCTGGGTTGACCTGGAACACCCTGCAGGGCAGGAGGTCATGCCACACCGGCTTGGGCAGGACCGCAGGCTGGAACATACCCATGGGTCTTATCCATACGAGGACTGGAAACTGCGACTTCA CCACATACTTCAGTCAGGGCTGTGCTCCTGGATTTGAGGTGAACTCTCCCTTCTGTGCCAAGTGTAAGGGCAGTGGGCAGTCCGTGGGAGGAGATAGGGCCAAGTGCAAAGCCAGCTCTGAAGAGCAGTACTACGGCTATAGCGGAGCATTCAG ATGTCTGGTTGAAGATGCTGGAGAGGTTGCCTTCATTAAACACACTATTGTACCAGAGATGACTGATG GTAGTGGTCCAGTTTGGGCACAGAACCTGTCGTCCTCTGACTTTGAACTACTCTGCCAGGATGGTACTACCCAGCCAGTCACAAATTTCCGTGAGTGCCACCTGGCCAAGGTGCCCGCCCATGCTGTGATAACACGCCCAGAGTCCCGTGGAGAGGTTGTATCCGTCCTTCTGGAGCAGCAG GCCAGGTTCGGCTCAAGCGGCAGCGATTCCTCATTTAATATGTTCCAGACAGATTTTGGAAAGAACTTGCTCTTCAAGGATTCCACAAAGTGTCTCCAGGAGATCCCAAGCGGCACCAAATTCCAGGATTTCCTTGGGAAAGAGTACATGATCGCCATGCAATCGCTCAGGGAGTGCTCCGACAATACCTCAG ATTTGGAGAAGGCATGCACTTTCCATTCCTGCCAGCAGAAGAAATAG
- the tfa gene encoding transferrin-a isoform X3, giving the protein MKLLLVSALLGCLATVYAAPAEGMVRWCVKSEKELNKCHDLAARVAGFSCVRRDDSFECIQAIKREEADAITLDGGDIYIAGLHNYNLQPIIAEDYGEDSDTCYYAVAVAKTGTTFGFHDLRGKKSCHTGLGKSAGWNIPIGTLVSEGRIQWAGIEDRPVESAVSDFFNASCAPGANTDSKLCQLCKGDCSRSHKEPYYDYAGAFQCLKDGAGEVAFIKHLTVPAAEKASYELLCKDNTRAPIDSYKTCHLARVPAHAVVSRKDTNLANHIYSKLMALTDFNLFSSDGYAAKNLMFKDSTQKLVQLPMTTDSFLYLGAEYMSTIRSLTKAQATGATSRAIKWCAVGHNEKVKCDSWTINSFTDGDSRIECQDAPTVDECIKKIMRKEADAIAVDGGEVFTAGKCGLVPVMVEQYDAVRCSDPGEASSYFAVAVVKKGSGLTWNTLQGRRSCHTGLGRTAGWNIPMGLIHTRTGNCDFTTYFSQGCAPGFEVNSPFCAKCKGSGQSVGGDRAKCKASSEEQYYGYSGAFRCLVEDAGEVAFIKHTIVPEMTDGSGPVWAQNLSSSDFELLCQDGTTQPVTNFRECHLAKVPAHAVITRPESRGEVVSVLLEQQARFGSSGSDSSFNMFQTDFGKNLLFKDSTKCLQEIPSGTKFQDFLGKEYMIAMQSLRECSDNTSDLEKACTFHSCQQKK; this is encoded by the exons ATGAAACTGCTTCTCGTCTCAGCGCTGCTGGGGTGCCTCG CTACGGTGTATGCTGCCCCAGCTGAGGGAATGGTTAGATGGTGCGTAAAGTCGGAAAAAGAGCTGAATAAATGCCACGACCTCGCAGCCAGGGTGGCGGGGTTTTCATGCGTGAGGAGGGACGACTCTTTTGAATGCATCCAAGCCATCAAG AGGGAAGAGGCTGATGCTATCACTCTGGATGGAGGAGATATTTACATAGCTGGCCTCCACAACTACAACCTGCAGCCCATCATTGCAGAGGACTATGGTGAGG ACTCTGACACCTGCTATTATGCTGTGGCCGTGGCCAAAACGGGCACTACATTTGGGTTCCACGACCTCCGTGGCAAGAAGTCCTGCCACACCGGGTTGGGCAAATCTGCAGGCTGGAACATTCCCATCGGTACCCTGGTGTCTGAGGGCCGGATTCAATGGGCCGGCATCGAGGACAGACCTGTGGAGTCGG CGGTGAGCGACTTCTTCAATGCCAGCTGTGCTCCAGGAGCCAATACGGATTCTAAACTGTGCCAGTTGTGTAAGGGAGACTGCTCCAGATCTCACAAGGAGCCCTACTATGACTATGCCGGGGCCTTCCA GTGCCTGAAGGATGGAGCAGGAGAGGTTGCCTTCATCAAGCACCTGACTGTACCTG CCGCAGAGAAGGCAAGCTATGAGTTGCTGTGCAAGGACAACACCAGAGCTCCCATCGACAGCTACAAGACCTGCCACCTGGCCAGAGTACCCGCCCACGCTGTGGTCAGCCGCAAGGACACCAACCTGGCCAATCACATCTACAGCAAGCTGATGGCCCTCACG GACTTCAACCTGTTCTCCTCCGATGGTTATGCTGCCAAGAACCTGATGTTCAAGGACTCCACTCAGAAACTAGTACAGCTGCCAATGACCACTGACTCCTTCCTCTACCTGGGAGCTGAGTACATGAGCACTATACGCTCCCTGACAAAAG CGCAGGCCACAGGTGCCACCTCCAGGGCCATCAAATGGTGTGCCGTGGGCCATAACGAGAAGGTCAAGTGTGACTCCTGGACAATCAACAGCTTCACAGATGGTGACTCCAGGATCGAATGCCAGGACGCACCCACAGTGGATGAATGCATCAAGAAGATCATG CGTAAAGAGGCAGATGCCATAGCGGTGGATGGTGGGGAGGTGTTCACTGCTGGAAAATGTGGTCTGGTCCctgtcatggtggagcagtatGATGCag ttCGGTGCAGCGACCCTGGTG AGGCGTCATCCTACTTTGCGGTGGCGGTGGTAAAGAAGGGATCTGGGTTGACCTGGAACACCCTGCAGGGCAGGAGGTCATGCCACACCGGCTTGGGCAGGACCGCAGGCTGGAACATACCCATGGGTCTTATCCATACGAGGACTGGAAACTGCGACTTCA CCACATACTTCAGTCAGGGCTGTGCTCCTGGATTTGAGGTGAACTCTCCCTTCTGTGCCAAGTGTAAGGGCAGTGGGCAGTCCGTGGGAGGAGATAGGGCCAAGTGCAAAGCCAGCTCTGAAGAGCAGTACTACGGCTATAGCGGAGCATTCAG ATGTCTGGTTGAAGATGCTGGAGAGGTTGCCTTCATTAAACACACTATTGTACCAGAGATGACTGATG GTAGTGGTCCAGTTTGGGCACAGAACCTGTCGTCCTCTGACTTTGAACTACTCTGCCAGGATGGTACTACCCAGCCAGTCACAAATTTCCGTGAGTGCCACCTGGCCAAGGTGCCCGCCCATGCTGTGATAACACGCCCAGAGTCCCGTGGAGAGGTTGTATCCGTCCTTCTGGAGCAGCAG GCCAGGTTCGGCTCAAGCGGCAGCGATTCCTCATTTAATATGTTCCAGACAGATTTTGGAAAGAACTTGCTCTTCAAGGATTCCACAAAGTGTCTCCAGGAGATCCCAAGCGGCACCAAATTCCAGGATTTCCTTGGGAAAGAGTACATGATCGCCATGCAATCGCTCAGGGAGTGCTCCGACAATACCTCAG ATTTGGAGAAGGCATGCACTTTCCATTCCTGCCAGCAGAAGAAATAG
- the tfa gene encoding transferrin-a isoform X2 — protein sequence MKLLLVSALLGCLAFILSSATVYAAPAEGMVRWCVKSEKELNKCHDLAARVAGFSCVRRDDSFECIQAIKREEADAITLDGGDIYIAGLHNYNLQPIIAEDYGEDSDTCYYAVAVAKTGTTFGFHDLRGKKSCHTGLGKSAGWNIPIGTLVSEGRIQWAGIEDRPVESAVSDFFNASCAPGANTDSKLCQLCKGDCSRSHKEPYYDYAGAFQCLKDGAGEVAFIKHLTVPAAEKASYELLCKDNTRAPIDSYKTCHLARVPAHAVVSRKDTNLANHIYSKLMALTDFNLFSSDGYAAKNLMFKDSTQKLVQLPMTTDSFLYLGAEYMSTIRSLTKAQATGATSRAIKWCAVGHNEKVKCDSWTINSFTDGDSRIECQDAPTVDECIKKIMRKEADAIAVDGGEVFTAGKCGLVPVMVEQYDAVRCSDPGEASSYFAVAVVKKGSGLTWNTLQGRRSCHTGLGRTAGWNIPMGLIHTRTGNCDFTTYFSQGCAPGFEVNSPFCAKCKGSGQSVGGDRAKCKASSEEQYYGYSGAFRCLVEDAGEVAFIKHTIVPEMTDGSGPVWAQNLSSSDFELLCQDGTTQPVTNFRECHLAKVPAHAVITRPESRGEVVSVLLEQQARFGSSGSDSSFNMFQTDFGKNLLFKDSTKCLQEIPSGTKFQDFLGKEYMIAMQSLRECSDNTSDLEKACTFHSCQQKE from the exons ATGAAACTGCTTCTCGTCTCAGCGCTGCTGGGGTGCCTCG CATTTATTCTGTCCTCAGCTACGGTGTATGCTGCCCCAGCTGAGGGAATGGTTAGATGGTGCGTAAAGTCGGAAAAAGAGCTGAATAAATGCCACGACCTCGCAGCCAGGGTGGCGGGGTTTTCATGCGTGAGGAGGGACGACTCTTTTGAATGCATCCAAGCCATCAAG AGGGAAGAGGCTGATGCTATCACTCTGGATGGAGGAGATATTTACATAGCTGGCCTCCACAACTACAACCTGCAGCCCATCATTGCAGAGGACTATGGTGAGG ACTCTGACACCTGCTATTATGCTGTGGCCGTGGCCAAAACGGGCACTACATTTGGGTTCCACGACCTCCGTGGCAAGAAGTCCTGCCACACCGGGTTGGGCAAATCTGCAGGCTGGAACATTCCCATCGGTACCCTGGTGTCTGAGGGCCGGATTCAATGGGCCGGCATCGAGGACAGACCTGTGGAGTCGG CGGTGAGCGACTTCTTCAATGCCAGCTGTGCTCCAGGAGCCAATACGGATTCTAAACTGTGCCAGTTGTGTAAGGGAGACTGCTCCAGATCTCACAAGGAGCCCTACTATGACTATGCCGGGGCCTTCCA GTGCCTGAAGGATGGAGCAGGAGAGGTTGCCTTCATCAAGCACCTGACTGTACCTG CCGCAGAGAAGGCAAGCTATGAGTTGCTGTGCAAGGACAACACCAGAGCTCCCATCGACAGCTACAAGACCTGCCACCTGGCCAGAGTACCCGCCCACGCTGTGGTCAGCCGCAAGGACACCAACCTGGCCAATCACATCTACAGCAAGCTGATGGCCCTCACG GACTTCAACCTGTTCTCCTCCGATGGTTATGCTGCCAAGAACCTGATGTTCAAGGACTCCACTCAGAAACTAGTACAGCTGCCAATGACCACTGACTCCTTCCTCTACCTGGGAGCTGAGTACATGAGCACTATACGCTCCCTGACAAAAG CGCAGGCCACAGGTGCCACCTCCAGGGCCATCAAATGGTGTGCCGTGGGCCATAACGAGAAGGTCAAGTGTGACTCCTGGACAATCAACAGCTTCACAGATGGTGACTCCAGGATCGAATGCCAGGACGCACCCACAGTGGATGAATGCATCAAGAAGATCATG CGTAAAGAGGCAGATGCCATAGCGGTGGATGGTGGGGAGGTGTTCACTGCTGGAAAATGTGGTCTGGTCCctgtcatggtggagcagtatGATGCag ttCGGTGCAGCGACCCTGGTG AGGCGTCATCCTACTTTGCGGTGGCGGTGGTAAAGAAGGGATCTGGGTTGACCTGGAACACCCTGCAGGGCAGGAGGTCATGCCACACCGGCTTGGGCAGGACCGCAGGCTGGAACATACCCATGGGTCTTATCCATACGAGGACTGGAAACTGCGACTTCA CCACATACTTCAGTCAGGGCTGTGCTCCTGGATTTGAGGTGAACTCTCCCTTCTGTGCCAAGTGTAAGGGCAGTGGGCAGTCCGTGGGAGGAGATAGGGCCAAGTGCAAAGCCAGCTCTGAAGAGCAGTACTACGGCTATAGCGGAGCATTCAG ATGTCTGGTTGAAGATGCTGGAGAGGTTGCCTTCATTAAACACACTATTGTACCAGAGATGACTGATG GTAGTGGTCCAGTTTGGGCACAGAACCTGTCGTCCTCTGACTTTGAACTACTCTGCCAGGATGGTACTACCCAGCCAGTCACAAATTTCCGTGAGTGCCACCTGGCCAAGGTGCCCGCCCATGCTGTGATAACACGCCCAGAGTCCCGTGGAGAGGTTGTATCCGTCCTTCTGGAGCAGCAG GCCAGGTTCGGCTCAAGCGGCAGCGATTCCTCATTTAATATGTTCCAGACAGATTTTGGAAAGAACTTGCTCTTCAAGGATTCCACAAAGTGTCTCCAGGAGATCCCAAGCGGCACCAAATTCCAGGATTTCCTTGGGAAAGAGTACATGATCGCCATGCAATCGCTCAGGGAGTGCTCCGACAATACCTCAG